One genomic segment of Bacilli bacterium includes these proteins:
- a CDS encoding NifU family protein, with the protein MSEQTGNEMYDEVLDVLDKLRPFLHRDGGDVELVDVEDGIVKLRLMGACGHCPSSTVTLKAGIERALFEEVEGVQEVIQVE; encoded by the coding sequence ATGAGTGAGCAAACCGGAAATGAAATGTATGATGAAGTGCTCGATGTTTTGGATAAGTTGCGCCCCTTTTTGCATCGTGACGGCGGAGACGTGGAACTCGTGGATGTGGAAGATGGCATTGTCAAATTGCGGCTGATGGGCGCTTGCGGCCATTGCCCCAGTTCGACCGTAACGCTGAAAGCCGGAATTGAAAGAGCTTTGTTTGAAGAAGTGGAGGGCGTTCAGGAAGTCATCCAGGTCGAATAA
- a CDS encoding NifU family protein, whose translation MSEQAHNKLYNDSEEILEMLRPFLRKEGGDVEIVEAADGVVKLKMLGACGSCFETDSLREGIERALLEEVADIKEVVYIN comes from the coding sequence ATGAGCGAACAAGCACACAACAAATTATACAACGACTCGGAAGAAATTTTGGAAATGCTCCGCCCATTTTTGCGGAAAGAAGGCGGCGATGTGGAAATCGTCGAAGCGGCAGACGGCGTGGTCAAGTTGAAAATGCTAGGGGCATGCGGCAGCTGTTTTGAAACGGATTCGCTCAGGGAAGGAATCGAACGAGCGTTGCTGGAAGAAGTGGCGGATATCAAGGAAGTCGTTTATATCAACTGA
- a CDS encoding YuzB family protein, with protein MRPIIEFCTNNSGTERIMKKLEKNPEYDVIEYSCLGNCDQCAVEPFAIVNGTIIAAADPDQLYAKILQAIEQTKDPYADFVFDDE; from the coding sequence ATGCGGCCGATTATTGAGTTTTGCACAAACAATTCCGGCACCGAACGGATCATGAAAAAGTTGGAGAAAAACCCCGAATACGATGTCATTGAATACAGTTGCCTGGGAAACTGCGACCAATGCGCGGTTGAACCGTTTGCGATCGTGAACGGCACGATCATAGCCGCTGCCGACCCGGATCAGTTGTATGCCAAAATTTTGCAGGCAATTGAACAAACAAAGGACCCTTATGCGGATTTCGTGTTTGACGATGAGTGA